One genomic segment of Pseudorca crassidens isolate mPseCra1 chromosome X, mPseCra1.hap1, whole genome shotgun sequence includes these proteins:
- the MED12 gene encoding mediator of RNA polymerase II transcription subunit 12 isoform X12, with product MAAFGILSYEHRPLKRPRLGPPDVYPQDPKQKEDELTALNVKQGFNNQPAVSGDEHGSAKNVNFNPAKISSNFSSIIAEKLRCNTLPDTGRRKPQVNQKDNFWLVTARSQSAINTWFTDLAGTKPLTQLAKKVPIFSKKEEVFGYLAKYTVPVMRAAWLIKMTCAYYAAITETKVKKRHVIDPFMEWTQIITKYLWEQLQKMAEYYRPGPSGSGGCGSTIGPLPHDVEVAIRQWDYNEKLAMFMFQDGMLDRHEFLTWVLECFEKIRPGEDELLKLLLPLLLRYSGEFVQSAYLSRRLAYFCTRRLALQLDGMSSHSSHVMSAQSTSTLPTTPAPQPPTSSTPSTPFSDLLMCPQHRPLVFGLSCILQTILLCCPSALVWHYSLTDSRIKTGSPLDHLPIAPSNLPMPEGNSAFTQQVRAKLREIEQQIKERGQAVEVRWSFDKCQEATAGFTIGRVLHTLEVLDSHSFERSDFSNSLDSLCNRIFGLGPSKDGHEISSDDDAVVSLLCEWAVSCKRSGRHRAMVVAKLLEKRQAEIEAERCGESEAADEKGSIASGSLSAPSAPIFQDVLLQFLDTQAPMLTDPRSESERVEFFNLVLLFCELIRHDVFSHNMYTCTLISRGDLAFGAPGPRPPSPFDDPADDPERKEAEGSSSSKLEDPGLSESMDIDPSSSVLFEDMEKPDFSLFSPTMPCEGKGSPSPEKPDVEKEVKPPPKEKLEGTLGVLYDQPRHVQYATHFPIPQEESCSHECNQRLVVLFGVGKQRDDARHAIKKITKDILKVLNRKGTAETDQLAPIVPLNPGDLTFLGGEDGQKRRRNRPEAFPTAEDIFAKFQHLSHYDQHQVTAQVSRNVLEQITSFALGMSYHLPLVQHVQFIFDLMEYSLSISGLIDFAIQLLNELSVVEAELLLKSSDLVGSYTTSLCLCIVAVLRHYHACLILNQDQMAQVFEGLCGVVKHGMNRSDGSSAERCILAYLYDLYTSCSHLKSKFGELFSDFCSKVKNTIYCNVEPSESNMRWAPEFMIDTLENPAAHTFTYTGLGKSLSENPANRYSFVCNALMHVCVGHHDPDRVNDIAILCAELTGYCKSLSAEWLGVLKALCCSSNNGTCGFNDLLCNVDVSDLSFHDSLATFVAILIARQCLLLEDLIRCAAIPSLLNAACSEQDSEPGARLTCRILLHLFKTPQLNPCQSDGNKPTVGIRSSCDRHLLAASQNRIVDGAVFAVLKAVFVLGDAELKGSGFTVTGGTEELPEEEGGGGSGGRRQGGRNISVETASLDVYAKYVLRSICQQEWVGERCLKSLCEDSNDLQDPVLSSAQAQRLMQLICYPHRLLDNEDGENPQRQRIKRILQNLDQWTMRQSSLELQLMIKQTPNNEMNSLLENIAKATIEVFQQSAETGSSSGNTASNMPSSSKTKPVLSSLERSGVWLVAPLIAKLPTSVQGHVLKAAGEELEKGQHLGSSSRKERDRQKQKSMSLLSQQPFLSLVLTCLKGQDEQREGLLTSLYSQVHQIVNNWRDDQYLDDCKPKQLMHEALKLRLNLVGGMFDTVQRSTQQTTEWAVLLLEIIISGTVDMQSNNELFTTVLDMLSVLINGTLAADMSSISQGSMEENKRAYMNLVKKLRKELGERQSDSLEKVRQLLPLPKQTRDVITCEPQGSLIDTKGNKIAGFDSIFKKEGLQVSTKQKISPWDLFEGLKPSAPLSWGWFGTVRVDRRVARGEEQQRLLLYHTHLRPRPRAYYLEPLPLPPEDEEPPAPALLEPEKKAPEPPKTDKPGAAPPSTEERKKKSTKGKKRSQPAAKTEDYGMGPGRSGPYGVTVPPDLLHHTNPGSISHLSYRQGSIGLYTQNQPLPAGGPRVDPYRPVRLPMQKLPTRPPYPGVLPTTMTGVMGLEPSSYKTSVYRQQQPAVPQGQRLRQQLQSQGMLGQSSVHQMTPSSSYGLQTSQGYTPYVSHVGLQQHTGPAGTMVPPSYSSQPYQSTHSSTNPTLVDPTRHLQQRPSGYVHQQAPTYGHGLTSTQRFSHQTLQQTPMIGTMTPLGAQGVQAGVRSASILPEQQQQQQQQQQQQQQQQQQQQQQQQQQYHIRQQQQQQILRQQQQQQQQQQQQQQQQQQQQQQQQQQQQQQQAHQQQQQQAAPPQPQPQSQPQFQRQGLQQTQQQQQTAALVRQLQQQLSNTQPQPSTNIFGRY from the exons AATGGACTCAGATCATCACCAAGTACTTATGGGAGCAGCTGCAAAAGATGGCTGAATACTACCGGCCAGGGCCTTCCGGAAGTGGGGGCTGTGGTTCTACTATAGGGCCCTTGCCCCATGATGTAGAGGTGGCAATCCGGCAGTGGGACTACAATGAGAAGCTAGCCATGTTCATGTTTCAG GACGGAATGCTGGACAGACATGAGTTCCTGACCTGGGTACTTGAGTGTTTTGAGAAAATCCGCCCTGGAGAGGATGAATTGCTTAAACTGCTGCTGCCCCTGCTGCTTCGA TACTCTGGGGAATTCGTTCAGTCTGCATACCTCTCCCGCCGCCTTGCCTACTTCTGTACGCGGAGACTGGCCCTGCAGCTGGATGGCATGAGCAGTCACTCATCTCATGTGATGTCTGCTCAGTCAACAAGCACACTGCCCACGACCCCTGCTCCTCAGCCCCCAACTAGCAGCACACCCTCTACACCCTTTAGTGACCTGCTTATGTGCCCTCAGCACCGGCCCCTAGTTTTTGGCCTCAGCTGTATCCTTCAG ACCATCCTCCTGTGTTGTCCTAGTGCCCTGGTTTGGCACTACTCACTGACTGATAGCCGAATCAAGACTGGCTCACCACTTGACCACCTGCCTATTGCCCCCTCCAACCTGCCCATGCCAGAGGGCAACAGTGCCTTCACTCAGCAG GTCCGTGCAAAGTTGCGGGAGATTGAGCAGCAGATCAAGGAGCGAGGACAGGCCGTTGAGGTTCGCTGGTCTTTTGATAAGTGCCAAGAAGCTACTGCAG GCTTCACCATTGGACGGGTGCTCCATACTTTGGAAGTGCTGGACAGCCATAGTTTTGAGCGCTCTGACTTCAGCAACTCTCTTGATTCCCTCTGTAATCGAATCTTTGGATTGGGGCCTAGCAAGGATGGGCACGAG ATCTCCTCAGATGATGATGCTGTGGTATCATTACTGTGTGAATGGGCTGTCAGCTGCAAGCGCTCTGGTCGTCATCGTGCGATGGTGGTAGCCAAGCTGCTGGAGAAGAGACAGGCAGAGATTGAGGCTGAG CGTTGTGGAGAATCGGAAGCCGCAGATGAGAAGGGTTCCATAGCCTCTGGCTCCCTTTCTGCTCCTAGTGCTCCCATTTTCCAGGATGTCCTCCTGCAGTTTCTGGATACACAGGCTCCCATGCTGA CGGACCCCCGAAGTGAGAGTGAGCGAGTGGAGTTCTTTAACTTGGTACTGCTTTTCTGTGAACTGATTCGACATGATGTTTTCTCCCACAACATGTACACTTGCACCCTCATCTCCCGAGGGGACCTTGCCTTCGGAGCCCCTGGTCCCCGGCCTCCCTCTCCCTTTGATGACCCTGCCGATGACCCTGAGCGCAAAGAGGCtgagggcagcagcagcagcaagctGGAG GATCCAGGCCTCTCGGAGTCTATGGACATCGACCCTAGCTCCAGTGTGCTCTTTGAGGACATGGAGAAGCCTGATTTCTCA TTGTTCTCCCCCACTATGCCCTGTGAGGGGAAAGGCAGTCCATCCCCTGAGAAACCAGATGTTGAGAAGGAGGTGAAGCCCCCACCCAAGGAGAAGCTAGAAGGGACCCTTGGGGTTCTTTATGACCAGCCGCGGCATGTGCAGTATGCCACGCACTTTCCCATCCCCCAG GAGGAGTCATGCAGCCATGAGTGCAACCAGCGGTTGGTCGTACTGTTTGGGGTGGGAAAGCAGCGAGATGATGCCCGCCATGCCATCAAGAAAATTACCAAGGATATCCTGAAGGTTCTGAACCGCAAAGGGACAGCGGAAACTG ACCAGCTTGCTCCTATTGTGCCTCTGAATCCTGGAGACCTGACATTCTTAG GTGGGGAGGATGGGCAGAAGCGGCGGCGCAACCGGCCTGAAGCCTTCCCCACTGCCGAGGATATCTTTGCTAAGTTCCAGCACCTTTCACATTATGACCAACACCAGGTCACAGCTCAG GTCTCCCGGAATGTTCTGGAGCAGATCACGAGCTTTGCCCTTGGCATGTCGTACCACTTGCCTCTGGTGCAGCATGTGCAGTTCATCTTCGACCTCATGGAATATTCACTCAGCATCAGTGGCCTCATCGACTTTGCCATTCAG CTACTGAATGAACTGAGTGTAGTTGAGGCCGAGTTGCTTCTCAAATCCTCGGATCTGGTGGGCAGCTACACCACCAGCCTGTGCCTGTGCATCGTGGCTGTCCTGCGGCACTATCACGCCTGCCTCATCCTcaaccaggaccagatggcacaGGTCTTTGAGGG GCTGTGTGGCGTAGTCAAGCATGGGATGAACCGGTCCGATGGCTCCTCCGCAGAACGCTGTATCCTTGCTTATCTCTATGATCTGTACACCTCCTGTAGCCATTTAAAGAGCAAATTTGGGGAGCTCTTCAG CGACTTCTGCTCCAAGGTGAAGAACACCATCTACTGCAACGTGGAGCCGTCAGAATCCAACATGCGCTGGGCACCTGAGTTCATGATTGACACTCTGGAGAACCCTGCCGCTCACACCTTCACCTACACAGGGCTAGGCAAGAGTCTTAGTGAGAACCCTGCTAACCGCTACAGCTTTGTCTGCAATGCCCTTATGCACGTCTGTGTGGGGCACCATGATCCCGATAG GGTGAATGACATCGCAATCCTGTGTGCAGAGCTGACCGGCTATTGCAAGTCACTGAGTGCAGAGTGGCTGGGAGTGCTTAAGGCCTTGTGCTGCTCCTCTAACAATGGCACTTGTGGTTTCAACGACCTCCTCTGCAATGTAGAT GTCAGTGACCTGTCTTTTCACGACTCCCTGGCCACTTTTGTTGCCATCCTCATCGCTCGGCAGTGTTTGCTCCTGGAGGATCTGATTCGCTGTGCAGCCATCCCTTCGCTTCTTAATGCTG CTTGCAGTGAACAGGACTCTGAGCCGGGGGCCCGGCTTACCTGCCGCATCCTCCTCCACCTTTTCAAGACACCTCAACTCAATCCTTGCCAGTCGGACGGAA ACAAGCCTACGGTAGGAATCCGCTCCTCCTGTGACCGCCACCTGCTGGCTGCCTCCCAGAACCGCATTGTGGATGGAGCTGTGTTTGCTGTTCTCAAGGCTGTGTTTGTACTTG GGGATGCGGAACTGAAGGGTTCAGGCTTCACTGTGACAGGAGGAACAGAAGAACttccagaggaggagggaggaggtggcagtGGCGGTCGGAGGCAGGGTGGCCGCAACATCTCTGTGGAGACAGCCAGTCTGGATGTCTATGCCAAGTACGTGCTACGCAGCATCTGCCAGCAG GAATGGGTAGGAGAACGTTGCCTTAAATCGCTGTGTGAGGACAGCAATGACTTGCAAGACCCAGTGTTGAGTAGCGCCCAGGCCCAGCGCCTCATGCAGCTCATCTGCTACCCACATCGGCTGCTGGACAATGAGGATGGGGAAAACCCCCAGCGGCAACGCATTAAGCGTATTCTCCAG AACTTGGACCAGTGGACCATGCGCCAGTCTTCCTTGGAGCTGCAGCTCATGATCAAGCAGACCCCTAACAAT GAGATGAACTCCCTCTTAGAGAACATCGCCAAGGCCACAATCGAGGTTTTCCAACAGTCTGCAGAGACAGGGTCGTCTTCTGGAAACACTGCAAGCAACATGCCCAGCAGCAGCAAGACCAAGCCCGTGCTCAG CTCCCTAGAGCGCTCTGGTGTATGGCTGGTGGCTCCTCTCATTGCCAAACTGCCCACCTCAGTCCAGGGGCATGTGTTAAAGGCTGCTGGGGAAGAATTGGAGAAGGGCCAGCACCTGGGTTCCTCTTCGCGCAAAGAACGCGATCGACAAAAGCAAAAGAG CATGTCCCTGTTGAGCCAGCAGCCCTTCTTATCCCTGGTGCTGACGTGTCTGAAGGGTCAGGACGAGCAGCGCGAGGGACTCCTTACCTCCCTCTACAGCCAGGTCCACCAG ATTGTGAATAATTGGAGAGATGACCAGTACTTAGACGATTGCAAGCCAAAGCAGCTAATGCATGAGGCGCTCAAACTGCGGCTCAACCTG GTGGGGGGCATGTTTGACACGGTGCAGCGCAGCACCCAGCAGACCACGGAGTGGGCTGTGCTCCTCCTGGAGATCATCATCAGCGGCACTGTCGACATGCAGTCCAACAA TGAGCTCTTCACCACCGTCTTGGACATGCTGAGCGTGCTCATCAATGGGACCCTAGCTGCGGACATGTCCAGCATCTCCCAGGGCAGCATGGAGGAAAACAAACGTGCCTACATGAACCTGGTGAAGAAGCTGCGG AAGGAGTTGGGGGAGCGCCAGTCAGACAGTCTGGAAAAAGTTCGCCAGCTGCTGCCGCTGCCCAAGCAGACCCGAGATGTCATCACATGTGAGCCGCAGGGCTCCCTTATCGACACCAAAGGCAACAAGATCGCCGGCTTCGACTCCATCTTCAAGAAGGAG GGTCTACAGGTTTCCACCAAACAAAAGATCTCCCCCTGGGATCTTTTTGAAGGCTTGAAGCCATCAGCACCACTGTCTTGGGGCTGGTTTGGAACAGTCCGGGTGGACCGGCGCGTGGCCCGCGGAGAGGAGCAGCAGCGGCTGCTGCTGTACCACACGCACCTGAGGCCCCGGCCCCGCGCCTATTACCTGGAGCCACTGCCGCTGCCGCCGGAAGATGAggagcccccagcccccgccctgcTGGAGCCTGAGAAAAAGGCTCCAGAGCCCCCCAAAACTGACAAACCTGGGGCCGCTCCCCCCAGCACTGAGGAACGCAAGAAGAAGTCCACCAAGGGCAAGAAACGCAGCCAGCCGGCCGCCAAGACAGAG GACTATGGAATGGGCCCAGGCCGGAGTGGCCCCTATGGAGTGACAGTGCCTCCGGACCTCCTGCACCACACCAACCCTGGCTCCATATCCCACCTTAGCTACAGGCAGGGCTCCATAGGCCTCTACACCCAGAACCAGCCACTGCCGGCAG GTGGCCCCCGTGTGGACCCGTACCGCCCTGTGCGGTTACCGATGCAGAAGCTGCCGACCCGACCACCTTACCCTGGAGTGCTGCCCACCACCATGACTGGCGTCATGGGACTGGAACCCTCCTCCTACAAGACGTCTGTGTACCGACAGCAGCAGCCTGCGGTGCCCCAGGGACAGCGCCTTCGCCAACAGCTCCAG AGTCAGGGGATGTTGGGACAGTCATCTGTCCATCAGATGACTCCCAGCTCTTCCTACGGTTTGCAGACCTCCCAG ggCTATACTCCTTACGTTTCTCATGTGGGATTGCAGCAACACACAGGCCCCGCAGGTACCATGGTGCCCCCCAGCTACTCCAGCCAGCCTTATCAGAGCACCCACTCTTCTACCAATCCTACTCTTGTAGATCCTACCCGCCATCTGCAGCAGCGGCCCAGTGGCTATGTGCACCAGCAGGCCCCAACCTACGGACACGGGCTGACCTCTACTCAAAG GTTTTCCCACCAGACACTGCAGCAGACACCCATGATAGGCACTATGACCCCACTAGGCGCCCAGGGTGTCCAGGCTGGCGTCCGGTCGGCTTCCATCCTGcctgagcagcagcagcagcagcagcagcaacagcagcagcagcagcagcagcaacagcagcagcagcagcagcagcagcaacagtacCACAtccggcagcagcagcagcagcagatccTGCGG cagcagcagcagcagcagcagcaacagcagcagcagcagcagcagcagcagcagcagcaacagcagcagcagcagcagcagcagcagcagcaggcacaccagcagcagcagcagcaggcagctcctccccagccccagccccagtcccAGCCCCAG TTCCAGCGCCAGGGGCTTCAGCAGACCCAGCAACAACAGCAGACAGCAGCTTTGGTCCGGCAGCTCCAACAACAGCTCTCCA ATACCCAGCCACAGCCCAGTACCAACATATTTGGACGCTACTGA